From a region of the Streptomyces venezuelae genome:
- a CDS encoding rod shape-determining protein — protein sequence MSFIGRDMAIDLGTANTLVYVRGRGIVLNEPSVVAINTNTGGILAVGSEAKKMIGRTPGNIVAVRPLKDGVIADFEITERMLRYFILKIHKRRYLARPRVVVCVPSGITGVERRAVIEASTQAGARQVHIIEEPMAAAIGSGLPVHEATGNMVVDIGGGTTEVAVISLGGIVTAQSIRVAGDELDNAIIQHIKKEYSLLLGERTAEQIKITIGSAYDLDKDEHTEIRGRDLVSGLPKTVVISAAEVRKAIEEPVNAIVDAVKTTLDKCPPELSGDIMDRGIVLTGGGALLRGLDERLRRETGMPIHIAEDPLDSVALGSGKCVEEFEALQQVLDAQPRR from the coding sequence ATGTCGTTCATCGGCCGTGACATGGCGATCGACCTCGGGACCGCCAACACGCTGGTGTACGTGAGGGGCCGGGGGATCGTCCTGAACGAGCCGTCCGTGGTCGCCATCAACACGAACACCGGTGGCATCCTGGCGGTCGGCTCGGAAGCGAAGAAGATGATCGGGCGCACGCCCGGCAACATCGTCGCCGTACGGCCCCTCAAGGACGGCGTGATCGCCGACTTCGAGATCACCGAGCGCATGCTCCGGTACTTCATCCTCAAGATCCACAAGCGCCGCTACCTGGCCCGGCCGCGCGTGGTGGTCTGCGTTCCCTCCGGCATCACGGGAGTGGAGCGACGCGCCGTCATCGAGGCGTCCACGCAGGCCGGCGCCCGCCAGGTGCACATCATCGAAGAGCCCATGGCCGCCGCCATCGGCTCGGGCCTGCCCGTCCACGAGGCCACCGGCAACATGGTCGTGGACATCGGCGGCGGCACCACCGAGGTCGCCGTCATCTCCCTCGGCGGAATCGTCACGGCACAGTCCATCCGGGTGGCCGGCGACGAGCTCGACAACGCGATCATCCAGCACATCAAGAAGGAGTACTCGCTCCTCCTCGGTGAGCGCACGGCCGAGCAGATCAAGATCACCATCGGGTCGGCCTACGACCTCGACAAGGACGAGCACACCGAGATCCGCGGTCGCGACCTGGTCTCCGGCCTGCCCAAGACGGTCGTCATCTCGGCCGCCGAGGTGCGCAAGGCCATCGAGGAACCGGTCAACGCCATCGTCGACGCGGTCAAGACCACGCTCGACAAGTGCCCGCCGGAGCTCTCCGGCGACATCATGGACCGCGGCATCGTCCTGACCGGTGGCGGCGCCCTGCTGCGCGGCCTCGACGAGCGGCTGCGCCGGGAGACCGGCATGCCGATCCACATCGCGGAGGACCCCCTCGACTCCGTCGCCCTCGGCTCCGGCAAGTGCGTCGAGGAGTTCGAGGCCCTCCAGCAGGTCCTGGACGCCCAGCCCCGTCGCTGA
- the ndk gene encoding nucleoside-diphosphate kinase has protein sequence MTQRTLVLLKPDAVRRGLVGEIIGRIERKAGWTIPALELRTLDRSILEQHYAEHVGRPFYEPLMGFMSSGPIVALVVEGERVIEGVRQLAGPTDPIAAAPGSIRGDFGTITRENLIHASDSEESAEREMKLFFPAL, from the coding sequence ATGACCCAGCGCACCCTCGTCCTGCTCAAGCCCGACGCTGTCCGTCGTGGTCTGGTCGGCGAGATCATCGGCCGCATCGAGCGGAAGGCCGGCTGGACCATCCCCGCGCTGGAGCTGCGTACGCTCGACAGGAGCATCCTGGAGCAGCACTATGCAGAGCACGTGGGGCGCCCGTTCTACGAGCCCCTCATGGGCTTCATGTCCAGCGGCCCGATCGTCGCCCTGGTGGTCGAAGGCGAGCGGGTGATCGAGGGTGTCCGCCAGCTGGCCGGCCCCACTGACCCGATCGCCGCGGCGCCGGGCTCCATCCGGGGTGATTTCGGCACGATCACGCGTGAGAACCTGATCCACGCCTCGGACTCGGAGGAGTCCGCCGAGCGTGAGATGAAGCTGTTCTTCCCGGCGCTCTGA
- a CDS encoding DUF4233 domain-containing protein has protein sequence MRTLCASTLIGEFFVIGFAGLVAMKDPDLTQAAVWTVCGVTMLLSVLLCGMLSRPGAVQLGWALQIGLVLSGFVVPTMFFLGAVFAGLWWCSVHYGRKIDTIKARWAAAQEAPGAPGAPDAA, from the coding sequence ATGCGCACGCTGTGTGCGAGCACGCTGATCGGCGAGTTCTTCGTGATCGGCTTCGCGGGGCTGGTGGCGATGAAGGACCCCGATCTGACCCAGGCCGCGGTCTGGACGGTGTGCGGGGTCACCATGCTGCTGTCGGTCCTGCTGTGCGGGATGCTGTCGCGTCCCGGGGCGGTCCAGCTGGGCTGGGCGCTGCAGATCGGCCTGGTCCTGAGCGGGTTCGTCGTCCCGACGATGTTCTTCCTCGGCGCGGTGTTCGCCGGCCTGTGGTGGTGCTCCGTCCACTACGGCCGCAAGATCGACACGATCAAGGCGCGCTGGGCGGCCGCGCAGGAGGCACCGGGGGCACCCGGGGCGCCTGACGCTGCGTGA
- the folC gene encoding bifunctional tetrahydrofolate synthase/dihydrofolate synthase — protein sequence MSDQQPESHDRDDNDDLAGTFDEFDQIVAEESDRDPDLAVIEAGSRTLRAQAGPPQGDPVPAVPVDPEVAKALLEVEQELATRWGETKLEPSVSRIAALMDVLGEPQRAYPSIHVTGTNGKTSTARMIEALLNAFELRTGRYTSPHVQSITERISLDGAPITAERFVETYHDIKPYVEMVDASEEYRLSFFEVLTGMAYAAFADAPVDVAVVEVGMGGSWDATNVIDASVAVVTPISLDHTDRLGSTPGEIAVEKGGIVKQDATVILAQQPVDAAQVLLKKAVEVDATVAREGMEFGVVSREVAVGGQQLTLRGVGGEYEGIFLPLYGAHMAHNAAVALAAVEAFFGIGQEHARVLDVDTVRKAFASVSSPGRMEVVRRSPTVVLDAAHNPAGAAATAEAVTESFGFSRLIGVVAASEGKDVRGVLEAFEPIFAEVVVTENSSHRSMGADELAAVAVEVFGTDRVQVEPRLDDALEAAITLAEEEAEYGGAGVLVTGSVITVGEARLLLKRG from the coding sequence GTGAGTGACCAGCAGCCCGAGAGCCACGACCGCGACGACAACGACGACCTCGCCGGCACCTTCGACGAGTTCGACCAGATCGTGGCGGAAGAGTCCGACCGCGACCCCGACCTGGCGGTGATCGAGGCGGGCAGCCGTACCCTGCGCGCCCAGGCCGGCCCGCCCCAGGGCGACCCGGTACCCGCCGTGCCCGTCGACCCCGAGGTCGCCAAGGCGCTGCTGGAGGTGGAGCAGGAGCTCGCCACCCGCTGGGGCGAGACCAAGCTGGAGCCGTCGGTGTCGCGGATCGCGGCGCTGATGGACGTACTGGGCGAGCCGCAGCGCGCGTACCCGTCCATCCACGTCACCGGCACCAACGGCAAGACCAGCACGGCCCGCATGATCGAAGCCCTGCTGAACGCCTTCGAGCTGCGCACCGGCCGCTACACCAGCCCGCACGTGCAGTCGATCACCGAGCGGATCAGCCTGGACGGGGCCCCGATCACCGCCGAGCGGTTCGTCGAGACGTACCACGACATCAAGCCGTACGTGGAGATGGTCGACGCCTCCGAGGAGTACCGGCTGTCCTTCTTCGAGGTGCTCACCGGGATGGCCTACGCGGCCTTCGCGGACGCCCCGGTGGACGTGGCCGTGGTCGAGGTCGGCATGGGCGGCAGCTGGGACGCGACGAACGTCATCGACGCGTCGGTCGCGGTGGTCACCCCGATCAGCCTGGACCACACCGACCGCCTCGGCTCCACGCCCGGTGAGATCGCCGTGGAGAAGGGCGGCATCGTCAAGCAGGACGCGACCGTGATCCTGGCCCAGCAGCCGGTGGACGCGGCGCAGGTGCTGCTGAAGAAGGCCGTCGAGGTGGACGCCACGGTGGCCCGCGAGGGCATGGAGTTCGGCGTCGTCTCGCGCGAGGTCGCGGTCGGCGGCCAGCAGCTGACGCTGCGCGGTGTGGGCGGCGAGTACGAGGGCATCTTCCTGCCGCTGTACGGCGCCCACATGGCGCACAACGCGGCGGTCGCCCTGGCCGCCGTCGAGGCCTTCTTCGGGATCGGACAGGAGCACGCCCGCGTCCTGGACGTGGACACCGTGCGCAAGGCCTTCGCCTCGGTGTCCTCGCCGGGCCGTATGGAGGTCGTGCGGCGCAGCCCGACGGTGGTCCTGGACGCGGCGCACAACCCGGCGGGCGCGGCGGCCACCGCGGAGGCGGTCACCGAGTCCTTCGGCTTCAGCCGGCTGATCGGGGTCGTGGCCGCGAGCGAGGGCAAGGACGTCCGCGGGGTGCTGGAGGCCTTCGAGCCGATCTTCGCGGAGGTGGTGGTGACGGAGAACTCCAGCCACCGCTCGATGGGCGCCGACGAGCTGGCCGCCGTCGCGGTCGAGGTGTTCGGCACCGACCGGGTGCAGGTGGAGCCGCGGCTGGACGACGCCCTGGAGGCGGCGATCACCCTGGCGGAGGAAGAGGCCGAATACGGTGGGGCCGGGGTCCTGGTGACCGGTTCCGTGATCACGGTGGGCGAGGCCCGCCTGCTGCTGAAGAGGGGCTGA